GTCGCCACCCTGCGCGGGCAGTTCGAGATCCTGTCGCTCACGGGCACGGTGCtgccgccgcccgcgccgccgggAGCCAGCAGCCTCAGCGTGTACGTCGCCGGTGGCCAGGGGCAGGTGATGGGCGGGAGCGTGGTCGGCCAGCTCATCGCCGCCGGGCCCGTAGTCCTCATGGCCGCGTCGTTCGCCAACGCCGTCTACGAGCGGCTGCCGCTGGAGGCGGAGGAAGAGGCGGCCACGGCAGccgcagccgctgccgctgccactgccaCCGAAACCCAAGGCGCAGCGGAGCCGGCCGAAGGACAGCCACAGCAACAGGAGGCGTCGCAGTCTTCTGGGGTGACGGGtgggggtggcggtggcggtggcggtggcggtggccatGGCATGTCACTGTATGATCTTGGAGGGAACGCGGCTGGCTACCAGTTGCCCGGAGAGAACTTCGGCACCTGGAGCGGTGGTATGAGGCCACCATTTTGATATGGCATACCAATCTTTCTCTTGGCAATTGCATTTGCATCACAGCAAGTTCCAGAAGATTCCATGGGACCATGGCAGAGAAGCTCCTTAATCGCGCATTTTGGTTGAAGGCTACACTTTGACGAGGGCAAGAGGCCATGTGATGATTTGCTGATAATGCatgctgccatggtggtcgacTGGAAATAATCCATATCGATGTATACTTATACCCATCTATGACTATGGAAAAAAAGTGAGTACTACCAACGATGCATGTAATTTTTTGGGTGATCTATTGGTCCAACAAAATCCAAGAAAGGTCAGTGGGTCCAGTGTTAACTGTTTAGGGACAATCCTGTCGACACACTTTTGCTTTAGAACGATCTTTGTCAAGTTGTCATGACATTTGCCTTTCACTTCTATTTTATTTAAGAAGGATGCTTATTATGGCCTTTTTAATAGTACTTGCGTTCTTTCTATTACTGGTTTCATCTTTTCATTTCTGTTTACCTCACATTTTTTAGTTTAACTAAGGAAAAAACACAATGAACCAACAGTAGACTTAATGAACATACGCATATATGGTTTTTTTCTTTCTCGTAGCCACAAATCTACAATGTTTTTATGCCCACTTAATGAACACATAGTTATTGTTTAACATTCTCGTAAAACAATTTTTTTGTTAGTACTCACCTTTTTCATGACTAGTTGGGTCCATCTTGTCCTTGACTTCTTAATGAATAGCCGGGCACAATTgtcaaaaatgatgaaattttgttTACATGTGGGCTTGATTTGTTATAAAAGTAGAGTTATAGTTCTCACAAGAGTCCACCATTTCATAggtttagggtctgtttggaacgTAGGATATCCAAAACTAAGGAATAGAAAAAAAACACATGATTATTAGAGTTGTATGTCACTTGCAAATTTTCTAATGGAGTATTTGGATACATCATGGGAGAAACATAGGAATTAGAAGACAGATAGACACAAAGCAAAGTTTCCAATCTCATGTTAGAATTCCTCCAAAAGTCCTAAGAATTTGAGCCATTGTATATAAATTTTGTAGGATTTTAGAATGATCAATCCTTTGTTCCAAAGGACCACGTAGAAAAAATTTCTATAGGTTTACAGCCCTACAATAATTCTTTATTATGTTCCAAAAGGAGAACTAAAAATTCTTTATGAATTTTATGTTCCAAAAGGAGGTGTTATTGTATATGGATAGGCACAAAATATTGTAGTTCTTTGAGATTGTTAGGCTAAGCAGCTAAGGTTTTGACGAGTTTGTATAATTTGTAAAGACAAACTCAATATCATGTCTTGAAACCGCGGAACTAGTGAACTTTTAATTTATTCTGCAGGATTTCTGCTGGTTATTGTAAAGTATAGAGTAAATTTGGCTCTATATTTTGTCTTATTCTACAAATTCGTGAGCTTTGTTTTGTTTGTGGTCTATAAGAAATACCACAATCATTATGTTTTCTTATATTATAGTATTTTGTTTGTccaaaaaaaaaatgtaatttttaCTTTTTTTGTCAAATGATTtgaagtttgactaaagttgtaTATAAAAAAGTATTAACATTTATGGATGCAGTGAGTATATTGTTAATGTGAATATAATTTGTGAATTGAGAAATTAATTATTTGGTCAAAGATGATGATGAAAACCTTGACATACTCTCTCCCGTTGTAAATAACTGTCGCTTTTGGTTTCTGTGTTACaagtttgacttaatttatagaaaatacatagatattttgtatcttcaaataaatttattataaaaatagattcaatggtctatctaataatattaattttgtactataaatattaatatttttatatatttagttaaaattaTTTCTCAAAAAGCCAAAAAGACAGTTAGCATGGAAGGAGTATACGGAAGGAGAGAGGAGGAGGGAGGGGGAGCACGGCAAAAGCTGCCAACTAGTCCTCTTCCTTCTGTCACCACTAGTGTCACGTTTGTACAGACCGCCTTGCTGAATATAGCAGGTAGCACCTCTTGTGCTGAGCTCCGAGAGCCCGGAGCGCCTTTAGTTCGGCAAAGTTTGTGCACGATTTTTTGCTGtagtattttgtttgtatttgtgaattattgtttaAATaataactaattaggcttaaaagattcgtcttataAAGTTAAAacgaactgtgtaattagtttttgatttcgtctacatttagtacttcgtACATGTATCAATATAACTAAGAATCTTCTTTTTTACATAGCGCACATTCGGAGAACTCAACAAGGGCCCGGTGGAACAAGCAGGTAGCGCGTGGTGAAGCTGAATGTAGCAGCCTCCTCGAGCTGCATCTGACAGCACGTGTGCTCGGACCTTCTGCCCATGCGCACGTGGCGAGGCCAGACGGGTGCGACGGGGAGGCGGAGCTGGGGCGTGGGCTGCACCGGCGGGAGGAGCATGGGCGCGGGCCGTAGCGACAACGTGGGGCTCGATAGCAACGACGACACGAACAGGCGCCGGACTACGGCCGCGACAGCACGCGGAGCGTGGGCCCACCGACATCGGTGAGGCAAAGCTCGGTCGGTAGACCACATGCTGCGGCGGCGAGGCAGAGCTCGGCTGCAGGCTGCAGCCCGCGACGACATGGCAGCGCTTGGTCACAGGCCACGAGCCATGACGGATGGGAGACAACGAACAGAGTAGGCGTAGGGGTGGGCAAAATACCTGATACCCAATGTAGgaacccgaattacccaaacctcGACTCCAAGTACCTAACCCCGAAATACCCAAATTTTATTTGGGTAGTTCAGGTAATGTTCCCCGGTACCTGGATTATCCGAAATATCTCAAATGTTTGCTCTTTTGTTCCTAAAATTTGCTCTTTTGTTTCTAGTATGAAGACATGAATTTcgtttgggtagttcgggtaatTTTTCCCGTCACCCTGGATTACCTGAAATGTCTCTTTTGTATCTGTATTACCCTGTTCAGTTTGAACTACTTCAGTAGTACTTTTTGACGAACGAactgtgtttttctttcacaacaaatcagtataagcatcagcataagtcaaatttcagcgaaacaaacaggGCATAGCTAAATGTAGATCTATGCTAGCTTGATAATTAattttgtcgggttcataaacccgggtccCTCGTAgatcggcttccacgccagggctcggcctaggaggacgacttcttttcttctggaccggcACAAGAGTCTAAATTCGACAGACCAAAGCACTCGCTTTGGACCctagccgccttcggcccatcttacggaccggagcactcgcttcaggccctggccgccttcggcccaccattccgaccggagcactagctcaggctcaggccaactccgaaacggcctctccgatcgaagcACTAGCGTCAGGTCCCGGCTGCCTTCGCATGGCCTCCGCTCGAAAAGCCTGACCGAAGGACCGCCtacgactccgaccccgcgatcgggctcgtgggaagcctgctcaccgctcttcttcgaccggcGCACTAAGAGCCGACTAGGAGCCATGcgaccgggggctccccgttcggaaggaaccagaagacgtgcggagaaaggcaaggcatggctcacaagtcaaaaccactgtaccagggaccataccctgcacaaacacagtgctctgcagccaccctgacacagtattgtaggggccgctagaaactcccatatggtaagcccccccccccccgcgcgcatGTCTCTAGGACACCAATCgcggtatgggctctaggattcgccataccgggtgaacatagtgcGGCTCCTCACCTACCACTAGGCATCTAGAAgtatttttgcaggtaccggtgtcatccttcctgaagaagatagctcgacctcctgtgcacatctgacatcctacagcgacatcgacagtattagggggcttcaaccattatccagtttttatcaccataggcagcaaggcttagaaatatctgtactctctctctctctcacctgtaaaagccatcctcttcatctataaaaggggatgctgcTCCCTCCAAAGaagggagatcgacttcttcaagctcggactcactagatcgacatcaacactcccaaccgcaGGACCACCCAGTTCTGACCGTGACCCTTCGGTCGGAGCCAATCGAACCTCTTGTatccccccttcttcctccttctcgtttgtacccccactacagacttcgagcgtctgggctcaggaataaagtgaCCGACcctaactggacgtagggcatgttgcccgaaccagtataaatcctgtgtcattgagcgctaggccacctccgatcacaacatacaacaaaactataaatatttactagttggtcactttctgcaccaacagttggcgccgtccatggggaagacgctgtacgttcaacactctttttggtcatcagatggcccattcTTCCGCCACCCCCACCGcggtgggctcgggcgatacgattcagttttggctcgctggagttcctcGCACTCTCGTCcgtcgggatgcgggttccacccgtcttcgagccagcCCAGGCCTTCGcttcgggagcctagacttcatcgccgatcgactcggcgtactccacctccacgaggaggctcgtGACCCTGGCACCCGCCGAGGgatgtcctccatcgactccgggacgcgcgacTTCAACGGCGTGACATCTGTGCttctttccgagcaaactctctgctcaaaccccgctgtaagtaatatgcgtactactCGCTCTTTATTTGCTATCTCTCACCAGTCACCCAGAGGAAATGTACCGCCCACGCCACAAACGCCATACgatcagttcccctatggccttgcgtccTCCGTGGACgcctacgctcgggggctccgaaggatgctggcaccatcccccctcacatctgAGTTCGTGGGAGTGGTGGGCTTCGTTCCTGCCATTTCCCACAAACTCCCGGATGGTGatggcgagagcgacggttcaagcatcggtgacatggcacccCGCCACTGTCCAtttcgggagtgcgctatggcggacgctccgtgACAACCGCCGGTGGTTGCGGAGTTTGttcaaactcacacccctctggacccagcGTGTAGGAGCCCTCGCATCTGCGCAGGCACACGCTAAGGAACTACGACAACGATGGCAGAATCAGCCACCGCCTGCACCGGTGCCGTCggtacagcacgttgcgccccacgcGCCTTGCCTACGgggtggcgcccggggtcacgcTCGTTAGGTTCAGCATGACATCATGAGCGAGGGgaacgatgtcccacaattcACCTGGGCCGGCTAGAATAtcgctgctgcagcaatgcttctccgtggtgttcttgagcccatcgaccctcaggagcgggcagtctaccggaacctctgggttctagtagaggctgccgccgtccaacaggcggaaagctccacaCCACGACTTCGACCGCGCCCcctctccccaccggggggatGGGGACGCACCAGCCAAATCGATCCATTCGCTAGCCGCCGCAGCCGGCAGGCTCGGCTTGGGGAGCGACAGTCGCGCCACGGTCCAAccaggcgcctgctccacaccaaccacACCAGGACGCTCGTAGCGTCGCTAGCAACCGTCACCGGGCCTGACACGGCAACGACATGCGCCATACAGCAGCAGGCAACATGGACcctggccaaaccatcgagggaagcggtGAAACACGCCCCAGGCGTGATCGCCGGTTGGATAACcggagccccagccctgagggcccgaGGCCACGGGCCTTTAGCCGGCGCATTCGGAGAGCATTGTTTCCACACCGTTTTTGGCcttccaccaacatcaccaaatacaccggggagacgAACCCAGGCAtctggctcgaagacttccggctcgcctgttgtcggtgttttggaccggcgggtcctcaaccagctagtgaaagtgtactgcgtgctcctaatccctggatggtgatgcaaagagacacaaggtttatactaggttcaggcaataggtgccctacatccagtctgagagattgatcttgtattccttgcaccaaggtgcttgtagtaggggtttacatgcagggcgagagagggagctagtcccaggtctctgcgggggacggtgtgggttgcttgagatgttgatctcaggcagtgcGGAGGAGTGTGCGTATTATAGAGTGTTGCGCGTTGCTTTCGCGTGTGTGTCTGTCTGAGCGATGTCTCCGTCTGTGCGTGCAGTGTGTCCATGTGTTCTCCCGTgtctagaagcggccccggtcactcccttttatagttgaaggagggacaaggggtgatacatgtgttcgctatgtggcattttgtgagtggaggcggcgtgtccgggccctgtagcttgtcactatggcggcatggtcgactgGAGCGGTCTCGTCCTCGGtgtactggagcgacgcgccgatcatgcccgatcctgtgcgacgtgggagctcctgtgatggcttgatgtagggcatggcgcatactgtGGACGATGTGCCGATCACTATATGTCGTCAACATAGAGAGTCGAGgaccagtcggtgcagaggccgaaccattgtgggggctcggcgggcgcgagtcccgaggctaccgagaccccgaggcggatagccgaggctcggagggagcagttggtcctgtacactgatttcgaggctacaaggacccggacatgactctccatgcCACGCTGTCCTCgaagcaggtggggttaggcagcacagtgcagcatgggCGTCGGTCGTGGACACAGCGCcgagcacagcgaccggtaaccccCACCCTGTCTTGTCCCAGACGGCGTGGCGTCGATGTGAATCCCATCTCATCGACCACTCCACTGTACTGGGTTGTCGTTCGGCTAATGTTGCGGGAATGGTTGGACGGCTAGTTGGACGTGACATCCCGATCGAGGCGGTGGTGATGGGGTGGCTGCCGAGCCGgtctcgagcgagtcggagaatcgatacctcatctgaggccttacgggcggggcctcgagcgaggcggagaattggtactttcgtccaaggccttacgcgcagggcctcgggcgaagcggagaatcgatacctcatccgaggccttacggcggggcctcaagcgaggcgaagaatcggtacttcgtctgaggcctta
The nucleotide sequence above comes from Miscanthus floridulus cultivar M001 chromosome 18, ASM1932011v1, whole genome shotgun sequence. Encoded proteins:
- the LOC136521496 gene encoding AT-hook motif nuclear-localized protein 25-like; protein product: MAGMDPGGGGGGAASHYLELLRAQQQQLQHQQAPLSPSSHVKMERSAPSPENVDPGGDQPALEGSGGSGGPTRKPRGRPPGSKNKPKPPIIITRDSPNALHSHVLEVAAGADIVECVSEYARRRCRGVCVLSGGGAVSNLALRQPGAEPPGSLVATLRGQFEILSLTGTVLPPPAPPGASSLSVYVAGGQGQVMGGSVVGQLIAAGPVVLMAASFANAVYERLPLEAEEEAATAAAAAAAATATETQGAAEPAEGQPQQQEASQSSGVTGGGGGGGGGGGGHGMSLYDLGGNAAGYQLPGENFGTWSGGMRPPF